TAAGGCAGGCCGCCCGATGCTAAGCCCCCCGAAGGCCACGTGCCTTCTTCTTACCTATCAGCAGCAAGATCATGTTGCCGAAACGGTGCAAAGCGCGCTGCAACAGGACTCCGCACCGATGCAGATCGTTCTGTCGGACGACGCCTCGCGCGATGATACGTTCTTGCGCATGAAAGAGGTGGTCGATCAGTATGACGGGCCGCACGAGGTCGTTCTGAACCGCAACGAGACCAACCTTGGCGTCAACGAACATCTCAAGAAAGCCCTCGGGATGTGCCGGGAGGATATCATCATCGCCGCCGCCGGTGACGACCTATATTACCCGCACCGCAACCGGCGGATCCTCGAGGCATTCGCGGCGCACGACCCGCTATTGGTGTTCTCGCACGCGGATGTGACCACGCTGGACGGGGCCCCTGCCCCGGCGCTGTATCGCAAGGCGACGTTCTATTCGACCACGGACCCGTTGGCCGCCGCGAAATCGCTGTCGCTGTACCTCGGCGCGACTTGCGCGTGGCATCGGTCGCTTTACCGCAAGTACGGGGCGATGATGTTCGAGAATACCTATGAAGACCTGATCCTCGGGTTTCGGGCCGCCCTCGAGGGACGCGCGCATCTTATCGACGAAGCGTTGCTGACATACCGGACGGGATCGGGGCTGACCAACACGAAACCCCGGAAATTCACGCCGGACAGCTACCGGGCGCAGCGCCTGCGCGAGATCGAAAGCAACACCTGCGTCTATCGTCAACGCGCGGCCGACGCAAAGAACTTCGGGCTTGGCCCTGGCCACGAGATTTCCAAACTTCTGGCCGACCGCGTGGCCGATGGAGAGGTGCGCGCCGCCTTTGTCGAGAAAGGCTGGGCGGGCCTGGTACCGTATTTTGGCCGTCACCCGCTGCAGGCCATTTCGCGCGGCGTTTCCGAGACCCGTCGGCGCAAGAAGCGCATTGCCGCGACCTGACGCCTGATCTCTCGCCTCAGCCGAGGTCCCACCGATATTGAGGAATAGCGAGGCTACGCGCGCCGAACATCTCCTTCTGACGGGACAGCCCGACATTGAGTTCGCGGCCTTCGGCCGTGGTCGAGATGCCGAAGCTGAACCAGTCGCGGTCCGCGAAGGTGTCGTTGACAAGGGACTGCACCACGAGATCCAGCGCGCCGAGGTCGCGCCCATCTCCGGATGAGGCCATGTACTGGGAATGCACGGTGCGCCCGAAATCGAAGAGGACGACACCGGCCAGCATGCGCGCGTCCTCGAAGGCCGCAAAAAGGCGGATCCGCTGGGAAAACGCGGCGTTGAGGCGCGTGATCTCGTCCAGCGAATGGGTTGGCCGTGCGTCGTGGCGCTGATCAAGCACCTCGCCGAGGATATCCCAGAAGGCGGCGAAATCGGTGGCCTCGGAGGTTGTCAGCCCCGCCTTGGCGGCCTTCTTGGCCCCGTATTTGCGGCCGCTGCTGAACGACAGCTTGCGGCGCAGGGGAATGGCCGCGCTCAGGTCGGTGCGGACCTGCCGGGCGCCGGCGTTGCACAGCGCATAGATATCGGCCTCGGCCGGTTGCGCGTGGAATATATGCGGCACCGGCTTGTAGTGCAGCGTCCCGATCCCCTGCCTGAGAAGTTCGTCGCGCAAGCTGGCGAAGATCTGAACCACCTGTGCGGCCGAGGTCGCGGGCTTGACCAGCAGACCGCCGAAGGTCAGGCCACCATGGGATTGCAGCGTGTCGTTCACCCGGTTCGCGGGCAGGCACGCGATAATCTTGCCGTCGCTTTCGAAGATCAGCGAGTGATCGTCGAACCGGTCGGAATGGTAGTCCATGAAGCGGCGGTCATGCAGGAACATGCCGTTTGTCGAGGCGGCGACGAAGTCG
This window of the Roseovarius sp. SCSIO 43702 genome carries:
- a CDS encoding GNAT family N-acetyltransferase, which translates into the protein MSGDIEIKRYTPALSTSWNDFVAASTNGMFLHDRRFMDYHSDRFDDHSLIFESDGKIIACLPANRVNDTLQSHGGLTFGGLLVKPATSAAQVVQIFASLRDELLRQGIGTLHYKPVPHIFHAQPAEADIYALCNAGARQVRTDLSAAIPLRRKLSFSSGRKYGAKKAAKAGLTTSEATDFAAFWDILGEVLDQRHDARPTHSLDEITRLNAAFSQRIRLFAAFEDARMLAGVVLFDFGRTVHSQYMASSGDGRDLGALDLVVQSLVNDTFADRDWFSFGISTTAEGRELNVGLSRQKEMFGARSLAIPQYRWDLG
- a CDS encoding glycosyltransferase — encoded protein: MLSPPKATCLLLTYQQQDHVAETVQSALQQDSAPMQIVLSDDASRDDTFLRMKEVVDQYDGPHEVVLNRNETNLGVNEHLKKALGMCREDIIIAAAGDDLYYPHRNRRILEAFAAHDPLLVFSHADVTTLDGAPAPALYRKATFYSTTDPLAAAKSLSLYLGATCAWHRSLYRKYGAMMFENTYEDLILGFRAALEGRAHLIDEALLTYRTGSGLTNTKPRKFTPDSYRAQRLREIESNTCVYRQRAADAKNFGLGPGHEISKLLADRVADGEVRAAFVEKGWAGLVPYFGRHPLQAISRGVSETRRRKKRIAAT